Genomic DNA from Candidatus Koribacter versatilis Ellin345:
CCAGTGTTTGCCGTCGTCGGTGGAGCGGTGGATGAGTCCGTCGTCGGTGCCAATCCAAAGTAAGTTGGCATCGAGGGGCGACGGCGCGATCGAATAGATGACGCCTTTGCGCGGCGAATCGAGGCCGTACTTCGCGGTGATGGGATCCAGGTTTGCGGGAACGCCAGGATTGTCGCGCGTGAGATCGGGACTGATGGCGGCCCATGACTTGCCACCGTTGTCGCTGCGGAAAAGCACCTGGTGGCTGAAGTAAAGCTTGTGTGGATCGGCAGGCGAGAAGACGAGAGGCAACGTCCAGGTTTGACGCCACGTTCCTTCGCGGCCGAGCGTGGGCGAGACGTCCTGGTCCTGGGAGAGGTCAGCCTGGTACTTCGAGACCATGCCGCCGAAGACCGTGTTCGGATCGTTCGGATCGGGCGCAAGCATACCGCTTTCACCACCGACTTCCACGCCCTTCCAGTCGCGCTCAGTGATCGACGAATATTTGCTTCGGCTCTTCACGGCGATGGCGCCGCTATCTTGCTGCGCTCCGTAAATCCAGTAGGGATACGAATTGTCAGTCGCTACGCGATAGATTTGCGCGGTCGGCTGGTTGTACCAGGAACTCCATGTTTCGCCCGCATTGAGCGAAACAACGGTGCCCTGGTCGCTGGCAACGATCATGCGCTTCCCGTCTTCGGGGGCGATCCATAGGCCGTGGTAGTCGTCTCCGCCGGGCGCGCCTTTGAAGGAGACGAATGACTTGCCCCCATCGGTGGAGCGGTACATCGAAGTGTTTGAGATGTAGACGAGATCGGGGTTCTTGGGATCGACCGCGATCACGCCGAAGTACCAGCCGCGTCCCCAGATGCGGCGCTCGTTGTCGAGCAACTGCCATGTTGCACCGGCGTCGTCAGAGCGGTAGAGACCGCCCTGCTTCGCATCCACGATGGCATACACGCGATTGCGATCACTCGGCGCGATGGCGATGCCGATACGTCCGAGGCCTTCCGTCGGCAATCCGTTCGTGAGTTGGGACCAGTGCGCGCCGCCGTCGGTGGATTTGTACAAGCCGCTTCCTGGACCGTTCGAGGCGGGGTAAACATTCCATGGCGGACGACGGGTTTGCCACATCGCGGCGTAGATGGTTTGGCTGTCCTGCGGATCGAAGGCGAGGTCAATGGCGCCGGTGTCGTCATCTTTGAAGAGAATGGATTGCCAGTTCTGACCGCCGTCGGTGGACTTGAAAACGCCACGTTGTTTGTTCGCGCCGTAGGCATGGCCCAACGCGGCGACATACACGATGTTCGGATCTTTGGGATCAACGATCACGCGGCCGATTTGACGCGTGTCTTCAAGACCGATATGCGTCCAGGTCTTGCCGGCGTCGGCGGACTTGTACATACCGTTACCGTAGCTGATCTGCGAACGCATGTCGGCTTCGCCGCTGCCCACATAAATAACATCGGAATTCGATGGAGCGACGGCGATCGCGCCGATGGAGCCAACAGGCTGGGAGTCCATGATGGGCTTCCATGTCACACCAGCATCCGTCGTCTTCCATACACCGCCGCCGACAGAGCCGAAGTAGAACACTGCAGGATTCCCCGGAACGCCGGTTGCGGAATCGCAGCGTCCACCACGGAAAGGGCCGACGAATCGCCATTGCAACTGTGAGAAGAGCGCGGGATCTACCTGTGCCGGCAGTAAGAAAGAGCAGAAGAAAAGAAGAATCCCCACTGCGGCGCTTGAGCGGAGCGCCGAATACTTTCGATCCAAGACATCCTCCAATTGCATCGAGGATACAACAACAAGGTCGGCATCGTTGCGCGGGCGACGTCCATCCAATGAGAGCAAGAGAGGATAAATGACACTGAATCAAGAACTGCACAAGCAATTGCTCGCGTTATTGAAGGGTGGCAATGCGCACGCGACACTCGACGAAGCGGTGAAAGACTTCCCCGCTGACAAACATGGAGTGAAGCCGCAAGGAGTGCCCTACTCGGCATGGCAGTTGTTGGAACACATCCGCATTGCGCAGCACGACATATTGCGCTTCAGCAAGAACCACGACGGCTCCTACAAGTCGCCGAAATGGCCGGAGGGTTACTGGCCGGAATCGCCCGAACCCCCGAATGCCGGAGCTTGGGAGAAAACGATCAAACAGATCAAGGCCGACCAGAAAGAGTTTGAAGAGTTGCTTGGCGATACGAAGACGAAGCTCGATGAACCATTTCCATGGGGCGATGGCCAGAATTTGCTACGCCAAGCGCTGCTGATTGCCGACCACAACGCTTACCATCTTGGCGAGATCGTGGCCGTGAGGCGAATGCTCGGCGCGTGGCATGGCTAAGGTTGCCTGTCACCTAGGTGCCGTTTTGAGACCACCTCGCAGCAGTGAAGCTCCATCGAAACTGTTCGGAGGAGCGTATGAAATCACTCATCATTTCAGCAATTCTCGTGCTTGGCAGCACGGTAGCGATGGCACAGATGGCCTCGCCAGACCAGCGGCAGGCCGAGCACGAACAGGAACGCGCCAGCGGCATTCACGACCAGGTGGACGTGATCGCAGGCCCAACCGTGCAACAAGTGACGAACCGGTCAGCGGTGTTGACGTGGCAGACAAACAAAGTAGCCGCGACGCGCGTCAATTACGGACTTGATCCAAACAACCTGTATCAGCACGCGTATCTTCCGGGCGGTTCCACCGAACACCAGGTCGCGCTACGTAACCTGCGTCCGCACACAACGTATTACTTCCTGGTGGAAAACACCTATGGACAGAATCGGCTGACGGGGACGTTCACCACGCAATAGTTAGACGGGTAATTCTTCCTGCTGCCATCCCGGCTCGATGACACGCGGTTCGGACGCGAGATCGAGTATGAGGTTCTCAAGGATGAGCCGTTTGCTAGGCGGATTCGAGCGCACGGCAAGGTCGGCCTTGGCGACGAGCCGGATGGCGCGGGTAAGTTCGCGGCGTGACTTGAAGCGTCGCGCCTGTCGAATAATGTCTTCCGCGGCGAAAGGAGGCACGCGGAAACCCTGCCACAACACCTGCCATAGAGCGCGCGAATCTCGGACATTGCGTTCGCTGATCACCAGCATTTGACGGAAGGTCCGCGCCAGCATATAGAGGTGGCCGATCGCGGCCTCTTCGCCATCGCCGGTGGAGAGGATGGCGTCGAGGACTTGCAACGCTTTCACGCGATCGTGCTGCGAGATGGCGTCGGTCAGTTCGTAGAGCGAGCGCTGCTTGGCAGCGAGGACCATGGTCTCGACATCGCCGAGGGTGATGCGCTTCTTTTCTCCGACATACAGAACAAGCTTCTCGAGTTCATTGGCGAGCAGCATCATGTCGCCACCAAGAGAATCCACAAGTTCTCGGGCGGCATCCTGCTCGAGCTTTACGCCCTGGTTCTGCGCGATTTGGAGCGCCCACTTTGCTGCTTCGTTATCTTCCACGCGCGCGAATTCAATCAGGCTGCACCAATCGCCGAGGGTCTCACGAATCTTCTCGTAGCGTTCTTTGTCCTGGTAATCCATCTTGCGAACGTCGGCCGGAATACTGATGTGGTCGGCGACGAAGATGATGAGCGCGTCAGGATTCGGGTTCTTGAAATAGTCTTCGATGGCGGCGAATTCGTCGTCGTGCTTGCCGCGGCCGTAGAGGTTCTTGGTGCCGCGCACGAAGAAGACCTGGAATGGCGCCATGAGCGAAGGCGTACGGGCACGGTCGAGTACCTCGCCAATACCGGAGTCTGAAAGATCCATTTCGTACAGACTGAATTCGCGGACGTCGGGTGGAACGAGGTGCGTGAGGATGGCGTCACGACACTGCTTGCGGAAGAACGCTTCGTCGCCGATGAACACGTAGCCAGCCTTCAGCTTGCGCTGTTCGACTTCGCTGACAAACCGCTCGGTGGGCGCGAAGCTCTTCACTAAAACGCCTCCAAAATATTGCTGACGAGTGTACGCGAAAAATCGCTGGCCATACGGTGCAACGCGACCGTGTCTTCTTCAAAGAAACTTAACGGATCCGCGGAAAGCTGGTACTGATCGCGGAACGTGTAGTTGTTATTTTCGAAGAGTACCTTGCCGTGGCGGTCCACGAATTTCACGGATGCAGTGACGGTCACGAGAGCGGTGGTGGCGCGACCGGTCTGCGAATCGTAGGTGGCCGGAGTGCTTTCCGTCGTCAGCACCTTGCCGGTGATGGTGGCATCGACGTCGTCGCTGGGAGAGCTCACAATCCGATACTTCGTGCGGCTCGACATCTCGTGGATGACAGCGTTCGTGATGATCTGCTCGATGTGGTAAGTCTTGGTCTGGTTCTCGAAGATAGGAATCGAGATGGTCTTTACGTCAGGCGGAATACGTACCGCTTTCCCGGCCTCGTGATAGCCGCAACCGGTGCTAAGCACTACCGCAAGGGCGATCGCGATCAGCGAGACGCGGAAAGCTGTCACTGCACCTGGCCTCGTGGACGGCTGGCGGCCATCAGTTCCGCGCACTCGACGGCGGAGGTCGAAGAGACGCGCAGGTTGTCGGACGTCGCCCAAATCCAGAAACCACTCTCCTTCAGCGGATCGCGCCGCACATTCACCAGCACTTGTTCCTGTCCCGCCGCGCTCACGTTGTTGGGCGCTTCGGTCTCGGTTGCGAGCGTCACGTGCTCACCGCTTAGCGCCTCGCGCAATTGGTCGAGCGTCGCGCCATCCGCCAATTCAATGTAAAGCGAAAAGCCGTGGCCGTGGAAGGTGGGCGTCTGCAACAGCATCAACGAAGGTACGGGGGCAGCGTTGCCGACAATCGCCTTAAAGTGGCGCAGAATGCGCTGTTCTGATTCGGCCAGCGAATGCACCGATCCTGCCCCGAAGCGGTCCACCATGTTGAACGCGACTTGCGTGCCGAAAATCGTCATAGGAAGTTGCTGGAAGCTGAGCAAATTGATGGTCTGTTCGTGGAGTTCATCCATGCCGCGCTTCCCGCGTTCAGAGGCAGGCTCGAAGACAGTCGCAATCGCGTTGCGAATGGCGCCGGCCTTCTTTGCGCGGACAAGCAGCAATGCGAGCACCACCGCTGCGGGATGGGCGACCACCACGGGATGTGTGGTGAGGCTCAGTTCCGCCGTGCCGAGTTCGTGCTCGATCCAAGGAGATCGCAGCTGCACACCGGGCTCGTTCTCGAGGGCATAAGAGAGATCGATAATCTCGCTGCCGGACTGCTTGGACTGCTTCCACGTCTTCTGCGTGAACTCGGGATCGCTCGCGAAGAAAGCGAAGTCAACGTTCGCGAGATGCTCGGGGACAAGACTCTGGATGAAGGTGGCTTCATCGCCAACCTGTTCAAGCTGGCCAAGGGACTCTTCGTCATCGAGCAGACGAACGTCCTGCGCTGGGAAATTGCGCTCGCTGAGGACCTCTTTAATTTCACGGCCCTTAAGGGTGGCAGCGCCGACAATGGCAACTCGAAACAGCATGCCCCAATTCGTATTTTCGTTTTTAGTTTTAGTCATTCTTTGAGTGTTCTCAGTCGGCGTGTACAACCTGGTCGGGAGACGGCGGCGGCATTTGCGATCCGCGGCGGAAGCCATAGAAGAGCCGCGAGAAAATGCCCCAGAACATATACGTGATGGAAATGACGAACAGCGTCCAATCGGAGAACAAGATGATCATCGCAACCAGTGCGCACAGCACAACAATGAGTCGCGCCGAGTGACGCTGGCGGAAATCCACGCCCTTGAAACTCGGGAAGCGCCAGCGGCTGACCATGAGGAATCCGAGCGTAAGAACGAAGAACGCCCAGATTAGCGCCATCCACCAGGACGCGATGGGATAGCCGTGCGCAAAGTGAACCACGGACGCGATGACGCCCGCACCGCCAGGTATCGGCATACCGACAAAGTATTTCTTTCCTGGCCTGCCCGGGTTTGATGGCTGCGGATTCAATTGGATGTTGAAGCGTGCGAGACGGCAAGCGCCAGCGGCGAGGAACAGGAAGGTCACCACGGCGCCGAAGCGCATGAGCTTCCCTTGCAGAACCGTGTTGGCCATCGCCATGGCGTGGAAGCCCCACAGCCACGCGAGGATCGCGGGCGCCATGCCGAAGGTGATTACGTCGGCAAGCGAATCGAGTTCGCGGCCAAAATCGCTGGTGGTGTTGGTCATGCGCGCCACGCGGCCGTCGAGGCCGTCGAAGACGATCGCGAAGCCAATCGCGAGCGCAGCGAGATCGTAGTGCCGCGGATCACCCTGGTTGTTGGCAGCTTGAATCGCCTGGGAGATGGCGTAATAGCCCGCCGCGATGTTCACCGCGGTGAAGAGCGAAGGAAGGATGTACAGGCCCTTACGCAGCCGGCGTTGTCGGCCAGGATCGTCATCTTTACGACGCATTGGCGTTAACGTCCCTAATTTCAACGTGCTCCTCCGCGTTCCGTGCCGCTCAGCACCGGCGCATTACCGTGTGCCACTCGTGCAACTGCGAGGATAGTCGAGCCGCCGGCAACATGGTCTCCAATCTTCACCGAGACGTCGGATTCAGATGTGAAAATCACGTCAACTCGCGAACCGAACTTTATCAATCCGACACGCTCTCCGCGACCAACCACGTCCCCGACCTTCTTCGTAAATACGATGCGACGGGCCAGCAGTCCGGCAATCTGCTTGAAGATCACCGTCTGCCCTTCACCTTCCACGGTCACAATGTTCTGTTCGTTGGCGTCGGCGGAAATCGCGCCCATGGCGTTGCCGAACTTGCCCTTCTGGTAGCGCACTTCGCGGATGGTTCCGGCAATGGGCGAGCGATTTACGTGCACGTTAAAGATGTTGAGGAATACGCTGATACGGGTCCGGGGCTCGCCGTTTACATCCACCGTAACGATGTCCGTGACCTTGCCGTCGCCCGGTGAAACGATCGCGCCGACCGTCTGCGGGATCTGGCGCTCCGGATCGCGAAAGAACCAGCCAAAGAAGAATGCCAACAGCAGGGGAATGATCGCCAGCGGCCAGATGGTGAAATAGCCCACCAAAATCGCAACCGCGACGAAGGCGACCACGTAATAGATTCCGTCACGAACCATAGAGTATCTGAACGATTATAGAGCCTCGAAGTTGGCACCCGGCACGGAAAGTAGCTCAATGAAAAGAGAAAGCCTCCGCAGGCGACACGACACACGTGAGGCATTGCGGAGGCCGGGTTCTCTGTATCCGCTCGCGGTCCGGATCGACGCCTATCCGGGCGCGAAAAGGCTAAACGTAGCTAGGCTACGTGATGCTGCTCCTTGTATTGGAGCTCGAGTTTCTCCATCTCATCCTTCAAGCGCAGCTTTAACTTTTTCAGGCGCACTTCCTCGACCTTTTCGTCTTCCGAAAGATAGCGCTTGGATGTCAGGCTATCGAGGCGCTGTGCGTATTGAGTGTGTTCGTGGGAGAGACGGCGAAACTCATCGTTGTGTGCGAGAAGCTGTTCGCGGACTGCAGAAGCCATCCGGCAAACCTCCAATTCAATCGCCTCGCGTCCGAAGGCCCGGAGATCCCGGGTTGGATTTGAGGCGATTCAGACGGTAGCACACGACCTGCTCTCATTCAACGGATTTTCATACTGATTGCCGTTAACTTTTTCTCAAACAGGAGGGCATCCTCTTGCGGATTACTGTAGTAATTCCTGCGACTCCCGACCTGTTCAAAACCTAGTACTTCGTACAGGTGCTGGGCAGGAAGATTGGAAGCGCGGACCTCCAGAAAGATGCGAGTTCCTACGGCGGCTTCGGCAATGGAGACGAGTCGCTGTACGAGATCCCTGCCAATGCCCTGGCGCTTTGCGGAAAGTGCAACGGCAACGTTCTCCAGTTCCCACTCGTCCGCAACTTGGTGGCCAACAATGAATCCGAGGACTTCCCCCCCGCGCTCGGCGATGAAGGCAACCCGGTGCGCGTCGAGATCGGTCCAGAGACGCTGGTAAGCATCCTCGCTCCAGTGCGCGGCGCTTTCATTCGCGCGCTCGATTTGAAGGATGGCCGGCAGGTCGAACGGAACCGACTGACGGATTGAGAACTCGCTCATAGGTTCGTCGCGGAGAAGATTTCAGCGTCAGAGCGACGGATGTAGTTGGCGTCCAGGTCGTCGGGACGCACCGTCACACCGCGGTCGAGTTGGGCGAAGGCGAGCGCGGCGGCGAGTTCGACGCCGGGAGCCGGGATATCCTGGACATCGAGCCTGGCTTCACGCGCGAAGCTCGCGATTTTCTCGTCGGCAACGATCATTGGCGCTCGGAGTTCTCGGACGCGGTCGCCGAGTTCGGATTGTTTAACGAGCAGCTCGGCGAGGGTGCGAATTTCAAGCTTTGGATGAATTTCGCAATGGCCCAGAAAAATTTCGCTACGACCGGCATCCATCGCCGCGACCACAGAACCGCTTTCACGTTGCGATGCGGCGGCGATGAGTTCGAGTGTGGAAAGCGCGGTGAGAGGCTTGTTCAGAGCCTCGGCGAACCCCTTAGCAGCCGCGAGACCCACCCGGAGCCCTGTGAACGATCCCGGCCCGGCGACGACCGCGAAAGCATGCATATCCGACTTCTTCAACGCGGCGCGATCCAGCATCGCAGCAAACTTCGGTATCAGTTCGGCAGAGTACTGACCACTGGTCAGCGACTCCGCGGCAAGCACGTGAATTCCCTGCTCGTCGCGGCGCGAGAGACCGAGGCTCCCCTGCTTGCCGCTCGTGTCAATGGTGAGAAGGATCATTGCTTACACGCCAGTCGGTGGATCTTCGCACAATTCAAGCAGAACTCCGCCGGCGCTTGAGGGGTGAATGAAGACGTAGAGATGCCCGCCCGCACCGACTTTGATCTCATCGGAGATGAAGCGCGTTCCGGCGGCTTTTAATCGCTCGATCGATCCGGCAATGTCATCTACGTGCAGTGCGACGTGGTGCAAGCCTTCGCCGCGCTTGGCGAGAAATCTTCCGATGGGCGAATCGTCTTCTGTAGGTTCAAGCAGCTCGATTCGGCTGCCGTCCATGGGAACCATCGCGAGGCGCACTTTTTCTGCGGCGACAGTCTCCTCGGGCATCACGTTCATGCCGAGCGTCTCGTAAAACTTCTTCGCCTGTGCGAGCGACTTCACTGCGATTCCAAGATGATCAATCTGAAACATCCTCACCCCACAAACTCGTTTCGCTCTTGGATGTCTAACGACGTCCCACGGTGCCGACAATTTCCTCAATTATCGTGTACGGGTCGCGTTTGTGGTCCGCAATCTCGGCGGCGTAGCGGCTGGCGGCGCCGTTGCCGAGATGCTCGCGCTCCACCTGCTCCATCAACGCGTCACGCAGCATTTCGACCAACCGGTTGCGCCAGTTCTGGATGCGCTTCTCGTGCCCGGCTTCGCTTTTGTCGAGGAACACGCGGTACTCATCGATTTTCTTCACCAACTCGGGAATGCCATCGCCCGTGTGGGCCACAGTCTTCACAATCGGCGGAATCCAGGCATCATGCCGCAGAGCCAGCCCCTGGAGAGCCCTGATCTCGCGTTCCACACGCTCGGCGCCATCGCGGTCAGCCTTATTGATGACGAAGATGTCGGCGATTTCCATGATGCCGGCTTTGATGGACTGCACATCATCTCCCATCCCGGGCACGAGCACGACGACCGTGACATCCGCGAGTTTCACGATGTCCACTTCATCCTGGCCAACACCGACGGTTTCTACCAAAACAAGGTCGCGGCCGCTGGCGTCGAGGATCGAAGTAACATCGGCGGTGGTGCGCGCCAGGCCACCGAGCGAACCACGAGTAGCCATGCTGCGGATGAAGATTCCGGGATCGGAGTAGTGACCCTGCATGCGAATACGATCGCCGAGAATCGCGCCGCCACTGAACGGCGAGGTGGGGTCAATGGCGACGATGCCTACCGTCTTCTCGGCCTTGCGGTACTCGCGTGCGACGCCGTCCACCAGCGTGCTTTTGCCCGCACCTGGTGCGCCGGTAACGCCGATAATCCCCGCGTTTCCGCTATGAGGAAAGAGCGCCTTCATCAACTCGCTGGCGTACGGGGAGCGGTTCTCGACGGCAGTAATCGCGCGCGCAAGAGCACGCAAGTCGCCGCTGCGAATCCGTTCCGCCCAATTCTTGATCTCGTCAGTCACAGTCGGTTGGTCCCAGAAAACTCTACAGTTTAGCCCATAGGCCGTGCCAAGCTTTGTGATGGATAATGAGTTGTGGCCCTCGGCATTTATATCTCTGTCCCGTTTTGCCGCACTAAGTGCTCTTTCTGCAATTTCGCGTCAGGGGTGTTCTCGCGGGAGCTTTTCGACCGCTACATCAATATCGTGGCCGAAGACATTGCGCGGGCCGAACAGATTGCGCCGGGCGCTCAGTTCGAGAGCGAGGTGGACTCGATCTATCTCGGTGGGGGGACTCCGAGTGTATTGGCCCCCGACCAACTGGAGCGACTTTTCCTCGCGGTTCACGAAAAGTTCAAAGTGAGCAACAACACCGAAGTCACAGTGGAATGCGCGCCGGGAACACTGACCCGCGAAATGCTGAACGCGCTGGTGGATTTCGGTGTGAACCGCGTGAGCCTTGGGGTGCAGTCGTTTGTAGATGAAGAGAGCCGTTCGGTCGGACGACTCCATACGCGCGAAATCACCTTCGCCGACATCAATTCCCTGCGCCAACATGGGATTGAAAACATCAGCGTGGACCTGATCGCCGGACTTCCGCACCAAACGCCCAAGAGTTGGCGTGAGTCGCTGCAGGACGTGGTGGACTCGCAGGTGCCGCACGTAAGTGTGTACATGCTTGAGGTCGATGAGGACTCCCGCTTGGGACGCGAACTGATGGCGGGCGGCACGCGCTACCATGCCCATTTTGTCCCCGATGACGACACCACCGCGGACCTCTATCAGCAGGCGTGCGACACACTGAACAAGGCTGGAGTAAGGCAATACGAAATCTCGAATTTTGCACGCCCAGAGAGCGAATCGCGGCATAACTTAAAGTATTGGTTGAGGCAGCCTTATCTTGGATTTGGGGTGGATGCTCACTCCATGCTGGCTTCGCAGAATTGCGAGGGACTGCGCTTCTCCACTGCCGACGACCTGGATCAATTCCTTGCCGGAGCGCCGCGAACGTTTCGCCATGTGAACCGGGCCGCAGCGGAAGACGAAGCATTCTTCCTCGGCTTGCGACTGAACCGCGGCGTCGACCTGAGCGCGATCGAGCAGGAGTCCGGGAAAGACCCCGTCGCACGTCGCGGCGCCGCACTCGAAGAACTCACAGAGGCCGAACTCCTCCAACGCGATCACTGCACCATACGTCTCACCGATCGCGGGCGGTTGCTCTCCAATGAAGTCTTTGAGCGGTTAACGCTTGCCGCGCCTCCCGAAGAGGAACGGCGGAACGAGTCGGCGAATCCGCCACTCATCGCAATTTCTCCGCCACCCAAGTAAACTCAAGTTTTGGACTCATTTATGAGCAGCACTGATACGAAGACACACTCCCCTGAAGCTGTGAAGCGCGCATCGGTTGTTGATCTGCGCTCCGACACGGTAACCAAACCGTCCCCCGAAATGCGTCGCGCGATGATGGAAGCCGAAGTTGGCGACGACGTTTACGGCGAAGACCCGACTATCAATCGACTTGAACATCGTGCCGCCGAAATCTTCGGACGCGAAGCAGCGATCCTCGTTCCGACCGGAACCATGGGAAACCAGATCGCAATCAAGATCCACACCCGCCCCGGGCAGGAAATTATTTGCGAAGAACGC
This window encodes:
- the hemW gene encoding radical SAM family heme chaperone HemW, giving the protein MALGIYISVPFCRTKCSFCNFASGVFSRELFDRYINIVAEDIARAEQIAPGAQFESEVDSIYLGGGTPSVLAPDQLERLFLAVHEKFKVSNNTEVTVECAPGTLTREMLNALVDFGVNRVSLGVQSFVDEESRSVGRLHTREITFADINSLRQHGIENISVDLIAGLPHQTPKSWRESLQDVVDSQVPHVSVYMLEVDEDSRLGRELMAGGTRYHAHFVPDDDTTADLYQQACDTLNKAGVRQYEISNFARPESESRHNLKYWLRQPYLGFGVDAHSMLASQNCEGLRFSTADDLDQFLAGAPRTFRHVNRAAAEDEAFFLGLRLNRGVDLSAIEQESGKDPVARRGAALEELTEAELLQRDHCTIRLTDRGRLLSNEVFERLTLAAPPEEERRNESANPPLIAISPPPK
- the meaB gene encoding methylmalonyl Co-A mutase-associated GTPase MeaB, with the translated sequence MTDEIKNWAERIRSGDLRALARAITAVENRSPYASELMKALFPHSGNAGIIGVTGAPGAGKSTLVDGVAREYRKAEKTVGIVAIDPTSPFSGGAILGDRIRMQGHYSDPGIFIRSMATRGSLGGLARTTADVTSILDASGRDLVLVETVGVGQDEVDIVKLADVTVVVLVPGMGDDVQSIKAGIMEIADIFVINKADRDGAERVEREIRALQGLALRHDAWIPPIVKTVAHTGDGIPELVKKIDEYRVFLDKSEAGHEKRIQNWRNRLVEMLRDALMEQVEREHLGNGAASRYAAEIADHKRDPYTIIEEIVGTVGRR